The following proteins are co-located in the Cutaneotrichosporon cavernicola HIS019 DNA, chromosome: 3 genome:
- a CDS encoding uncharacterized protein (ESSS subunit of NADH:ubiquinone oxidoreductase (complex I)) — protein MLRQAARPLARAARPVQVRYGSTPHYNQPSGYVFSEEIGPGQKRVRESWETIFYTGFFGGLALAAAIIVYKPDTSIQAWALQEAKQRMEARGEPTKYTSPSQ, from the exons ATGCTCCGCCAAGCAGCTCGccctctcgctcgcgccgcgcgtccTGTTCAGGTCCGCTACGGGAGCACGCCGCACTACAATCAGCCGTCGGGCTACGTTTTCTccgaggag atcgGTCCCGGCCAGAAACGTGTCCGTGAGAGCTGGGA gaCCATCTTCTACACCGGCTTCTttggcggcctcgcgctcgccgctgcGATCATCGTGTACAAGCCCGACACCTC TATCCAGGCATGGGCGCTGCAGGAAGCCAAGCAGCGCATggaggcgcgcggcgagcctACCAAGTACACGTCGCCTTCTCAGTAA